Proteins from one Candidatus Methanoperedens sp. genomic window:
- a CDS encoding S8 family serine peptidase, whose amino-acid sequence MSSASNNLFITLIACLFVISIASAKPAQTDIGLNEHGFSLSRADGNISHNLGLKIANSKPEDQIPVIVFMKKPDKIKTSKTKLLSLLSSAVESGGGKVGRRYNIVDAFSAKMPASRISELSRMPGVERIYYDEIVSLPPQPSEKSILQTNSTQTIGATYVWNTFGYTGTGIKVAIIDSGIDYNHPDLGGGFGPGKKVADGINFVNNNPPLDDFGHGTHVAGIVAANGILKGVAPNATLFAVKVCDSSGSCGTSNTIAGIDWSIAHGANIISMSLGGSTQPNDEFADVTTIVSDAAVEKGVVVVVAAGNEGPGTDTIGAPGSAKKVITVGASDSNDTIASFSSRGPSAFGRLDPDVVAPGVSINSTVPTGACELCAPSGYKIESGTSMATPHVSGAAALLLQKNPALTPAQVRDILMHTSSNLAASNSHVFEKGAGIINLTNAFTYNISASINGDDRWEESVIPGFSTIGTMVLNNNNSYSVNFSFSLEAMTDLEKFNTIPISSFNLPDYVIIDAGSSKTINITFTPPAGVKSAIYGTTLVVANSTAGTLRIPVVITIPQMGSGSIQGTVDDGATTSCINNLFCGDWIYYKLKSYNGTTLKVNLNWADSASDLDLYLFAPNGDLVDLSEQNSGVSEVVTLNNMVYDEYWVAVHAFSLSGSVGYNLNVLYPTGTKGNLAVNPSSLQSVVAGNEVKNFTFSITNDATAKPNLNLSVKKLMPGGNNFSSGTINNTDSLYSLAWDAGSSGINLKNTRYMNVTLQWVNPANDLDLVLGYCTGYCPTETQFNLTRFASTHNNPQLNQPWEKLENVDIQDYLKTFPDFGVFIKNAGNPETYNLTINFTDIAPWSGAAVNQTPISLSPGQTRQVNVTINGSQLTQNVTDLLFAIQDSTEDYAEVPIRINLNNASANAAPTPSPTPTPTPAPMPLLVSSITPNSRNAQVGTPITIFMSVINGGTATATGVSVSQAPPLEPATVSYTPWNGTAFTGPANTPVNIPAGGTANFVLTITATSAFSSSPMTFNVSGTNAAAAPISGVNTLTISGSLVQLPDVIMISTNLNVSTAVNTPTFFAVATSNVGASATGVSLVVTVPSSITGLATQVNQTNPATGAIIGPATGVTINAGAQPSFAVFLTPTQPIAFDPTNNRITLQLKDGSGNVIGAQSIALSTT is encoded by the coding sequence TTGAGTTCAGCGTCGAATAACCTGTTTATAACTCTAATTGCCTGCTTATTTGTAATCAGTATTGCTTCAGCCAAGCCTGCTCAAACCGATATTGGCTTAAATGAACATGGCTTCTCCCTTTCCAGAGCGGATGGAAATATAAGCCACAATCTTGGGCTGAAAATTGCAAATTCAAAACCTGAAGACCAGATACCTGTAATTGTTTTCATGAAAAAACCTGATAAAATCAAGACTTCAAAGACAAAACTTTTGTCTTTACTCTCATCGGCAGTAGAATCCGGTGGTGGGAAGGTAGGGCGCAGGTATAACATCGTAGATGCATTTTCAGCAAAAATGCCCGCTTCAAGAATTTCCGAACTGTCAAGAATGCCCGGAGTTGAAAGAATATACTACGATGAAATCGTGTCGCTTCCGCCGCAGCCTTCAGAAAAAAGTATTCTACAGACAAATTCCACACAGACCATAGGAGCAACCTATGTGTGGAATACGTTTGGGTACACAGGGACAGGAATCAAAGTCGCGATTATAGATTCAGGCATAGACTACAATCATCCCGACCTTGGCGGAGGCTTTGGTCCTGGAAAAAAAGTGGCGGATGGAATCAACTTTGTGAATAATAACCCTCCTCTCGATGATTTTGGGCACGGCACGCATGTGGCAGGAATAGTGGCGGCAAACGGCATATTAAAAGGTGTGGCGCCGAATGCAACTCTATTCGCGGTCAAAGTATGTGACAGTTCAGGCTCTTGCGGTACTTCAAACACAATCGCAGGGATCGACTGGAGCATAGCCCACGGCGCCAACATAATAAGTATGTCTCTTGGAGGTTCCACTCAGCCAAACGATGAATTCGCAGATGTGACAACTATTGTATCCGACGCTGCTGTTGAAAAAGGCGTGGTAGTGGTAGTGGCAGCGGGGAATGAAGGACCTGGCACAGATACAATAGGCGCTCCTGGCTCTGCCAAGAAAGTGATAACAGTTGGCGCTTCAGACAGCAACGACACCATAGCCTCATTCAGCAGCCGCGGTCCTTCTGCTTTTGGCAGGCTCGATCCCGATGTCGTTGCTCCTGGTGTCAGCATAAACTCCACAGTTCCAACAGGCGCATGTGAACTCTGTGCCCCCTCTGGCTATAAAATTGAGTCCGGTACTTCCATGGCGACGCCGCATGTTTCCGGGGCTGCAGCTCTTCTTCTTCAGAAAAATCCAGCACTTACACCGGCACAGGTTCGAGATATCCTGATGCATACCTCAAGCAATCTTGCAGCTTCAAATTCTCATGTATTCGAGAAAGGGGCAGGAATAATAAACCTCACAAACGCATTCACGTACAACATCAGCGCAAGCATCAACGGAGATGACAGATGGGAAGAGAGCGTAATTCCTGGTTTCAGTACGATTGGAACGATGGTATTGAACAACAATAACTCATATTCCGTAAATTTTAGCTTTTCCCTCGAGGCGATGACCGACCTTGAAAAATTTAACACCATTCCTATATCAAGCTTTAATCTCCCCGATTACGTGATTATAGATGCAGGCAGCAGCAAAACCATCAACATCACCTTTACTCCCCCTGCTGGAGTAAAATCTGCAATATACGGGACTACCTTGGTAGTGGCGAACTCAACCGCCGGAACGCTCAGAATCCCGGTGGTTATTACAATACCACAGATGGGCAGCGGTTCTATTCAGGGAACTGTAGATGATGGTGCTACTACGTCATGTATTAATAACCTTTTTTGCGGTGACTGGATTTACTACAAATTGAAATCATACAACGGCACAACGCTGAAGGTCAATCTTAACTGGGCAGACAGTGCCAGCGACCTTGATTTGTATCTTTTTGCGCCGAATGGCGATCTGGTGGATCTTTCAGAACAAAACTCGGGTGTCTCAGAGGTCGTGACCCTCAATAACATGGTGTATGATGAATACTGGGTGGCAGTGCATGCATTTTCCCTGAGCGGCAGCGTGGGTTACAATTTGAATGTATTATATCCTACAGGAACAAAAGGAAACCTTGCGGTAAATCCATCGTCCCTGCAAAGTGTTGTAGCAGGTAATGAAGTTAAGAATTTTACATTCTCGATAACCAACGATGCCACTGCAAAGCCGAATCTGAATCTGAGTGTTAAAAAACTGATGCCGGGCGGGAATAACTTTTCAAGCGGCACTATAAACAACACCGATTCACTTTATTCGCTTGCATGGGATGCCGGTTCAAGCGGGATTAATCTTAAGAATACGCGGTACATGAATGTGACCCTGCAGTGGGTGAATCCTGCAAATGATCTTGATTTAGTACTTGGGTATTGCACTGGGTATTGCCCCACCGAAACCCAATTTAATCTGACCCGCTTTGCATCAACACACAATAATCCGCAGCTTAATCAGCCGTGGGAGAAACTAGAAAATGTCGATATCCAGGATTACCTCAAGACCTTTCCTGATTTTGGGGTATTTATTAAAAATGCTGGAAACCCTGAGACATATAATCTTACAATCAACTTTACAGATATTGCTCCGTGGAGCGGAGCAGCGGTGAACCAAACCCCGATTTCACTGAGTCCTGGACAAACACGGCAGGTAAACGTTACGATAAACGGTTCCCAACTAACTCAAAACGTAACCGACCTCTTATTTGCGATCCAGGATTCGACAGAGGATTATGCAGAGGTTCCAATTAGAATAAATTTAAATAATGCATCAGCTAATGCAGCGCCCACTCCAAGTCCTACCCCAACGCCAACTCCTGCACCCATGCCATTACTGGTATCCTCCATAACCCCAAACAGCAGGAATGCGCAGGTAGGCACTCCAATAACGATATTCATGTCAGTGATCAATGGCGGAACAGCCACAGCGACTGGTGTGAGTGTATCACAGGCACCACCGCTGGAACCCGCAACCGTAAGCTATACGCCATGGAACGGAACAGCATTCACAGGTCCAGCAAACACACCAGTGAACATACCCGCTGGCGGCACGGCTAACTTTGTGCTGACAATCACTGCAACGTCAGCGTTCAGTAGTTCGCCGATGACATTCAACGTGTCAGGCACCAATGCAGCAGCAGCCCCGATAAGTGGAGTAAACACGCTGACCATATCAGGAAGCCTTGTACAGTTGCCGGATGTCATCATGATATCCACAAACCTGAATGTAAGCACAGCGGTCAACACACCAACGTTCTTTGCAGTAGCTACATCGAATGTCGGAGCCTCTGCAACCGGTGTAAGTCTTGTCGTGACTGTACCGTCTTCGATAACAGGACTGGCAACCCAGGTGAACCAGACAAATCCAGCAACCGGAGCCATCATCGGTCCGGCGACAGGAGTGACCATCAACGCTGGTGCACAGCCGAGCTTTGCGGTGTTCCTGACACCAACACAGCCGATAGCCTTCGATCCAACAAACAACAGGATAACGCTGCAGTTAAAGGATGGCAGCGGCAACGTAATCGGAGCCCAGTCGATAGCATTATCCACAACATAA
- a CDS encoding VWA domain-containing protein — translation MRNGGINLIRKFLVVCILASLIIILPGASAADTPGRSSDKTGSTTAQSAVNSFGGETQISTSTSTYDTYTYTHSDILIFSYTDATQFQVYNNASVLLWSGTINNGGHQGLTAYSYGLTKGTYRIKGTNPYSVIVGDELSSYVMGYYAMDNNGKSLSTKFYTYQVDISSWTGSNYTNFIVFAYNDSTSVLISNTVTGATIWSGVLNAGQRHAEPTLSNVYITVTASNPVSALSYSDQGFYVPASSGTFMGQKFYTWVGTSGGWTEDLDIIAYSDGTTATVTNTDTGALIYSGTLNAGNVTSIPFNTAQYLTITTSKDVNVGVIPYSSWSGNYAYSVHAMDTSGTGIGTLFYYPAILGGKLVIFSFSDNALITVTNSAGAVWSGYLNKGNFHIVVPSTKDIYKIVGTNPISVVYDNQDVAGGEFAPQYFAAPTTPTIALNQPNGGETWTVGSSQNITWVASGGNGSLTVSLYYSTTGLNGTYAPIATGLSNTGSYAWTVPNAPSTNVFVKAVVADSVGNVASDVNNAAFTIQSATTSQLTVTINQIDNSSFSTIKAYVTVANQNGASITGLTASNFAVTESSTCTPSISVTPVSSTGIPASIAMTVDYSGSMSAASIAAEKTGLTNFINLGAANDRFAILKFATSVDVVQNFTSNKTLLLNMVNSMPNFSEGNTALYDSIYNAVTLTKTEANRKAIIAFTDGFSNADVHTLTETINYAKANNIPVYTIGLGASVATSVLQQIATETGGKFYYSPSENQLADIYVQISQNLANQYQITYQTCNPSNDGTLRNVQVTATYSGLTGSDSGGYYAPSQQNSVAVTLITPTSGPVGTAVSIGGSGFVSGSTVKFGSVNATSSVISSTIIQAIVPTLSAGTYDVKVTNPDGGFGILSKAFTVTGMSVTAITPNVGIINTPTNIVITGSGFKSGASVTVGSVSATSVVVVSTTKITATIPTLSAGTYNVVVTNTDGLSATLTNGFTVSSSSGFFDNIESGTNGWVATGFWHREYKADQYFVKIPDINPTLVTLPDTGELPPAFSGNYVWWYGENSTGTYCGSDYKLITQTSKNGCTSNGPNQGTLTSPAINLASVNKATLSFMTWWEVEGVDTNAFDRMFIDISTDNGTTYTQLGSLNPLNDPKAAAFMPYSSGGLDLPGVWYKVTMDISNYTGKSQVKVRFRFNTVDSLYNGFRGWLIDDVSVGLLGANPPAIVVIAPDTGPVGSIFTIGGTGFDKSSVVTVGGVTAVSSAISDTIIQVFVPSLSTGTYDVAVTNPDGQSTTVSNGFTVTTTLPPTVLGISPSTSVSSATVNVAITGTNFITGATAQIGTKSLTNVAVVSSTKITGTIDTTGLTIGSYKVTVTNPDGQFGALVGAFTVTGAPALVSSIAPSSRVAQVGSSITLLISVINYGTDYAQDVQLTQHTTLPVIINFKTWDGLTKFGVPNAKATIKPNNGVAFFVLDITPTSSFPASSMTFDIKTTNGTTVSAPITLVNTFTLAATSSPSADIVMISTTTDVSASVNVAGAFAIATSNVGNAAAANVSLVVDAGTMPLVVSGKQTNPTTGAIIGDAKNIAIGVGEQPTFAVFYTPTGAIANDPGNNRIMIKLVDGSGNILGSQSVSIHT, via the coding sequence ATGAGGAACGGTGGAATAAATCTAATACGAAAATTTTTAGTCGTTTGCATACTTGCATCTCTAATTATTATACTTCCTGGCGCAAGTGCAGCTGACACACCAGGTAGATCATCGGATAAAACCGGCTCGACTACCGCTCAAAGTGCGGTCAATTCATTTGGTGGGGAGACGCAGATTTCTACTTCGACATCGACGTATGACACCTATACGTATACGCACAGTGACATCCTGATATTTAGCTATACGGATGCTACACAATTCCAGGTGTACAATAATGCTTCTGTACTTCTCTGGAGTGGGACAATCAACAATGGAGGACATCAGGGATTAACAGCCTACAGCTATGGGTTAACAAAAGGGACATATAGGATAAAAGGGACAAATCCATACAGCGTGATTGTTGGCGACGAACTAAGCTCCTATGTCATGGGATATTACGCAATGGATAATAACGGGAAAAGCTTGAGCACCAAATTTTACACATATCAGGTGGATATTAGTTCATGGACAGGCTCCAATTACACCAATTTTATCGTCTTTGCCTATAATGATTCCACCTCAGTGCTGATTTCCAACACAGTGACAGGTGCAACTATCTGGTCAGGAGTACTAAATGCCGGTCAGCGTCATGCTGAGCCAACATTAAGCAATGTGTATATCACAGTTACTGCCTCTAATCCAGTCTCTGCACTGAGCTATAGCGACCAGGGGTTCTACGTTCCTGCATCGAGCGGCACATTCATGGGCCAGAAGTTCTACACATGGGTAGGTACTTCAGGCGGTTGGACAGAGGACCTTGACATCATCGCATACAGTGATGGTACTACGGCAACTGTTACAAATACCGACACAGGTGCCTTAATATATAGTGGCACATTGAATGCCGGCAATGTTACATCGATACCATTCAACACTGCACAATATCTGACAATTACAACAAGCAAGGATGTAAATGTCGGAGTAATACCTTATTCCAGCTGGAGCGGGAATTACGCCTATTCCGTTCATGCGATGGATACATCCGGAACAGGAATCGGAACATTGTTTTACTATCCTGCGATTTTAGGCGGAAAACTGGTAATTTTCTCTTTTAGTGATAATGCATTGATCACGGTGACCAATTCAGCCGGGGCAGTCTGGAGCGGATATCTGAATAAAGGCAATTTTCATATAGTTGTTCCTTCAACTAAGGACATATACAAAATCGTCGGCACCAACCCCATCTCGGTGGTATATGACAATCAAGACGTGGCAGGGGGGGAATTTGCACCGCAGTATTTTGCTGCACCAACTACACCAACCATAGCATTGAACCAGCCAAATGGCGGCGAAACCTGGACAGTAGGCTCCAGTCAAAATATCACATGGGTAGCATCTGGCGGGAATGGGTCTCTTACCGTCAGCCTGTATTATTCCACAACAGGATTAAACGGCACATATGCTCCAATCGCAACCGGACTTTCAAATACCGGCTCATATGCCTGGACTGTACCAAACGCTCCTTCAACAAATGTTTTTGTAAAGGCAGTGGTGGCTGATTCAGTCGGGAATGTAGCCAGCGATGTAAACAATGCAGCATTTACAATCCAGTCTGCAACTACCAGCCAGCTTACAGTCACGATAAACCAGATAGACAATAGTTCATTCAGCACGATCAAGGCATATGTCACTGTAGCAAACCAGAATGGTGCATCCATCACAGGATTAACAGCATCTAACTTCGCAGTTACCGAGAGTTCTACATGTACGCCGTCGATATCTGTTACTCCGGTTTCATCCACAGGAATACCAGCTTCAATTGCCATGACTGTCGATTATAGCGGAAGTATGAGCGCAGCCAGCATTGCGGCTGAAAAGACAGGATTGACAAATTTCATTAATTTAGGCGCTGCAAATGATAGGTTTGCCATCCTCAAGTTCGCAACTTCAGTAGACGTCGTCCAGAATTTCACAAGCAACAAGACGCTGCTTTTGAACATGGTAAACAGTATGCCAAACTTTTCAGAAGGTAATACTGCGCTCTATGACTCTATATATAATGCGGTCACGCTAACAAAAACAGAAGCAAACCGCAAAGCTATAATAGCGTTTACCGATGGCTTTAGCAATGCTGATGTTCACACATTGACAGAAACGATAAACTACGCCAAAGCCAATAACATACCTGTCTATACAATCGGTTTGGGGGCAAGCGTTGCTACTAGCGTACTTCAGCAGATTGCTACTGAAACGGGCGGAAAATTCTATTATTCGCCGTCCGAGAACCAACTTGCAGACATCTATGTACAAATATCACAGAATCTAGCCAATCAGTACCAGATTACCTATCAGACATGCAATCCCAGCAACGATGGTACACTCAGGAATGTTCAGGTGACTGCTACCTATTCTGGGCTTACCGGCTCTGATAGCGGTGGATACTATGCACCGTCTCAGCAAAACTCGGTCGCAGTTACTCTAATAACACCAACATCTGGACCTGTAGGAACTGCAGTCTCGATTGGCGGCAGTGGTTTTGTTTCGGGTTCCACGGTTAAATTCGGTAGTGTAAACGCCACGTCAAGCGTTATATCATCTACCATCATCCAGGCAATCGTGCCAACACTGTCGGCAGGAACATACGACGTAAAAGTCACCAATCCTGACGGGGGCTTTGGTATACTTTCAAAAGCTTTTACAGTGACCGGGATGTCGGTAACCGCAATCACACCTAATGTGGGCATCATCAACACTCCCACAAACATCGTTATTACAGGGTCGGGATTCAAATCAGGAGCCTCGGTAACTGTTGGCAGCGTCAGCGCTACATCGGTCGTTGTGGTAAGTACCACAAAAATAACAGCAACAATACCAACGCTTTCAGCAGGGACTTATAATGTAGTTGTTACAAACACGGACGGTCTGAGCGCCACTCTCACCAATGGATTCACAGTCTCTTCGTCATCTGGATTCTTCGATAATATTGAATCCGGCACAAACGGCTGGGTTGCAACCGGGTTCTGGCACAGGGAATATAAAGCAGACCAGTACTTTGTCAAAATTCCAGATATCAATCCCACGCTTGTTACGTTGCCTGACACAGGAGAACTGCCACCCGCATTCAGCGGCAATTATGTCTGGTGGTATGGCGAAAACTCAACAGGCACGTACTGTGGCTCTGACTATAAATTAATCACTCAAACATCCAAGAACGGATGCACATCTAACGGACCTAATCAAGGCACACTAACCTCGCCTGCAATCAATCTTGCGTCTGTTAATAAGGCCACGCTTTCGTTCATGACTTGGTGGGAGGTTGAAGGAGTGGATACCAATGCGTTCGATAGGATGTTCATTGACATCTCCACGGATAATGGTACTACCTATACTCAACTCGGCAGTCTCAACCCGCTCAACGACCCCAAAGCTGCCGCTTTTATGCCTTATAGTTCAGGCGGTCTTGACCTGCCTGGTGTGTGGTACAAGGTAACCATGGATATCAGTAACTACACAGGCAAGAGCCAGGTTAAGGTTCGATTCAGGTTCAATACAGTAGACAGCTTATACAACGGCTTCCGCGGCTGGCTTATAGATGACGTCAGCGTAGGCTTACTGGGTGCGAACCCGCCAGCAATCGTGGTAATAGCACCTGACACAGGGCCAGTTGGCTCCATATTCACCATAGGAGGCACTGGCTTTGATAAGAGTTCTGTAGTCACGGTCGGTGGAGTTACAGCGGTTTCAAGTGCGATTTCAGATACTATAATTCAGGTATTCGTACCAAGTCTTTCCACTGGAACCTATGATGTGGCCGTTACTAATCCAGACGGTCAGAGCACAACAGTATCCAACGGTTTCACAGTAACCACCACACTTCCCCCGACAGTACTTGGAATATCGCCTAGCACCAGTGTCTCTTCCGCGACTGTCAACGTAGCCATCACAGGGACGAATTTCATCACTGGTGCCACTGCACAGATAGGAACAAAGAGCCTTACCAATGTAGCTGTCGTCAGCTCAACAAAGATAACAGGGACGATTGATACTACTGGTCTTACCATAGGTTCCTATAAGGTCACAGTGACAAACCCGGATGGTCAGTTCGGCGCACTGGTAGGTGCTTTCACAGTTACTGGCGCACCTGCACTCGTATCGTCAATCGCACCAAGCAGCCGGGTCGCACAGGTTGGAAGCAGTATAACACTGCTTATCTCTGTAATTAACTATGGTACCGACTACGCACAGGATGTCCAGCTTACACAGCACACAACTTTGCCAGTAATTATTAACTTCAAGACCTGGGACGGCTTGACGAAATTCGGCGTACCCAATGCTAAAGCAACAATCAAACCTAACAACGGCGTGGCATTCTTCGTGCTTGACATAACTCCGACATCCTCATTCCCGGCAAGCAGCATGACCTTCGATATAAAGACTACAAATGGCACAACAGTATCTGCCCCGATTACACTGGTTAATACATTCACGCTCGCCGCGACCAGTTCGCCGTCTGCAGATATCGTCATGATATCCACCACAACAGACGTCTCAGCCAGTGTAAATGTAGCGGGAGCGTTTGCGATTGCGACCTCCAACGTTGGAAATGCAGCGGCTGCAAATGTATCCCTCGTTGTTGATGCAGGTACCATGCCGCTTGTAGTATCAGGAAAACAGACCAACCCGACAACAGGCGCGATCATAGGTGATGCCAAGAACATAGCGATAGGTGTTGGAGAGCAGCCCACGTTTGCGGTGTTCTACACTCCGACCGGTGCTATTGCCAATGATCCTGGCAATAACAGGATCATGATCAAACTTGTGGACGGCAGCGGAAACATACTTGGTTCGCAGTCTGTGTCGATACACACTTAG
- a CDS encoding protease complex subunit PrcB family protein — protein MLKIVKVIDELHQPTIILLTAAITVLASLSGCVTQPQEKLQVNPEIDLNPLGGFSGKSEEIFIVLNGSIPEVKERLNSIVIKKALQPSAFSVNDALNFVVFRGVFSTSGYGIAIDRVEKQGNEFAVFANYTDPGKGMVVAQVITQPTVIIPIGKLGKGNYKASLKVTKEVEDKEGRKVIETEKELKNIEFSVE, from the coding sequence ATGTTAAAAATAGTGAAAGTGATTGATGAACTCCATCAGCCAACAATAATATTATTGACTGCTGCAATTACGGTGCTCGCCTCACTGTCAGGATGTGTAACCCAACCACAAGAGAAACTGCAGGTCAATCCAGAGATAGATTTGAATCCGCTTGGAGGATTTTCAGGTAAATCTGAGGAAATCTTCATCGTACTCAATGGCAGCATTCCTGAAGTTAAGGAACGCCTGAACAGTATTGTTATAAAAAAAGCCCTTCAGCCCTCTGCTTTTTCAGTCAATGACGCCCTTAATTTCGTAGTGTTCAGGGGCGTTTTCAGTACAAGCGGGTACGGAATAGCGATAGATAGGGTGGAGAAACAAGGAAATGAGTTTGCCGTCTTCGCCAATTACACAGACCCTGGAAAAGGGATGGTAGTGGCGCAGGTGATCACGCAGCCCACTGTAATAATACCCATCGGGAAACTGGGAAAAGGGAATTATAAGGCATCCTTAAAAGTGACGAAGGAAGTTGAGGATAAAGAAGGCAGGAAGGTAATTGAAACAGAAAAGGAGTTGAAGAACATTGAGTTCAGCGTCGAATAA